In the Nicotiana tabacum cultivar K326 chromosome 16, ASM71507v2, whole genome shotgun sequence genome, one interval contains:
- the LOC142170404 gene encoding uncharacterized protein LOC142170404 — protein sequence MLGTLETKECVQVWKTEEVSVEHYETSVTWELPLPGTVNVNTDDSFCKESGKAGIGGVVRDNQEDFIMTFSIPISCDSNTMAEAKEPEFGGKWCSQNGYTNFSLELESMVVVDMLAEGDTNNVKTKRVIDRASYIVKQTRATVKHCIREGNQVADCLAKLSATTNQRKLFHSFQHLPNSAKGPFLLDKWQLPSIRTKYETSNFFVS from the exons ATGTTGGGAACTCTGGAAACAAAGGAATGCGTGCAGGTGTGGAAAACAGAAGAAGTTTCAGTTGAACACTATGAGACATCAG TTACATGGGAACTTCCTCTACCTGGCACTGTCAATGTTAATACGGATGATAGTTTCTGCAAGGAAAGTGGAAAAGCAGGCATTGGAGGGGTGGTCAGGGACAATCAAGAGGATTTTATCATGACATTTTCTATTCCTATCAGTTGTGATAGTAATACCATGGCAGAGGCTAAAGAACCAGAATTTGGAGGGAAATGGTGTAGCCAAAATGGATACACTAATTTTTCTCTCGAACTGGAATCAATGGTCGTAGTAGATATGCTCGCAGAAGGAGACACAAACAATGTGAAGACAAAGAGGGTAATTGATAGAGCTTCCTACATAGTTAAACAAACTAGAGCCACTGTCAAACATTGCATCAGAGAAGGTAATCAAGTAGCAGATTGTCTTGCAAAATTGAGTGCCACCACAAATCAGAGAAAGTTGTTTCATTCATTCCAACATTTGCCCAACAGTGCAAAAGGACCTTTTCTCCTAGATAAATGGCAACTTCCTAGTATAAGGACAAAGTATGAAACATCTAatttctttgttagctaa